In one window of Sciurus carolinensis chromosome X, mSciCar1.2, whole genome shotgun sequence DNA:
- the Sertm2 gene encoding serine-rich and transmembrane domain-containing 2, which translates to MTEVHFKYHGNLTGRAHFPTLATEVDTTSDRYSNLYMYVGLFLSLLAILLILLFTMLLRLKHVISPITSESTESVPQFTDVEMQSRIPTP; encoded by the coding sequence ATGACGGAGGTGCACTTTAAGTACCATGGAAATCTCACTGGACGAGCCCATTTCCCCACTCTGGCAACAGAGGTTGACACCACTTCCGACAGGTATTCCAACCTGTACATGTATGTGGGCTTATTCTTGAGCCTCCTGGCCATTCTCCTCATCCTGCTCTTTACCATGCTCCTTCGGCTCAAACATGTCATCTCACCCATCACCTCTGAGAGCACAGAAAGTGTTCCTCAATTCACAGATGTAGAGATGCAGAGTCGAATCCCCACTCCTTAA